CCTCTGTCTTATAATCCACGTAGATGGTCTTGTTGACATCGCCGCCCTTCCTGGTGATCGTCAGTAGGGCGGCACCACAGTTTTCTAGGCACTGGTAGACAGCAGGCTCAAAAGCAATTCGAGACACATACTCCTCAGGCTCCTCGACATGCACTTCCTGCACGCTGGCGCTCCTCTTAGCCTGCTCTGCTACATGTTTCTTCAGAATATTGCCTGCGCCGGTCATCATCCGTGTCGCCTGAATACGGTAGAAGGCACGGCTCTTTTGCTGGTGAGACAGGGCGTAGTAGTTTGCCATCTCAACCAGTTGGTCCAACTCCTTTTCTGGGTGCTTCTGCTTCAGGTCCTTTAGGATACGAATCATGTCGCGTCGCGACTCGTCCACCTCCTTGCCTTCAATCAGTCCAATAAGATTGCTAGCAGCACCTCCATCCACAAAGTGTGAGTTGACCATCTTGCCATCCATCTCAATTCCTTTGGAACGGTCGGTCTCTGTCTCAATGATGACACCCCTGTGCTTGTCAGTGCGATACTTCTTGTGCATGAACTTGTAGAAGAGCAGCCGTCGGTCAGCCACCCAGGCCAGGATTACACAGATGGGGAAGAAGGCCAGCGTTAGCAGTCCCTCCCAGATTTGGACGACATTGGGCGAGAACACAGCCAGGATCATGTACAGCCAGATATATGCAAAGATGCTCCAGCCTGCCGTGACAAAGAACACTCGGAGGTGTTTGACCTTACGGACCTCTCCTTGGGgaatcacagacacacaaaggccAATGATGATGAACATATTGAAGGCAGCACTGCCCACAATGGTGGAAGGCCCCAGCTCACCAGCTTTGAACTCATGTCCACAGACCTCAATGACAGAGAGCAGGATCTCAGGGGTAGATGAGCCCAAGGCCATGAGGGTGAGGTTGGAGACGGTCTCATTCCACACCCGGATAGTGGTGGTAGTTGTCTCCCCGTTGGGCCTCTTGATAACAACCTCCTTCTCCTGGGATGTGATGACCTCAATTGCTGCCATGAAGCGGTCAGCGATGATCGACACACCCAAGAACATGTAGATAAGAGCCACAAAGTATACAATGACCCGAGCAATCTTGTCTCCCATCGAGGGATCCTCGGGATACCAGATGGGCAGGATGATCCCCGGCTTGCACTTAGAGTTCCCCTCACAAGTGGCATTGCTGGAAGTAAGCGAAGGACTTGGAGTGGTACGGGCCTCCGCACACAGGAAGGCTACAGCTACAAAGACCAACCCCAACCAGCGGCAGGCACATGACCCCGGTTTTACCGGCCTTGAGCCCTCCATGCAACTTCCTTTGTCTCAAGGGTCCTTACCACACTGACGGTCCCTCTGGGATCCAGCACTGAGCTGCACTATTTCTCCACACGCCACCTAAACATAACAGACAGAAAATACAGAGTTCACATCAGGTTTTTCCTCAAAGCGTTCGTCTCTTGTGAGAAATTATAAGCTTTTAACTTAAATTTAGAAAACCAAATACAGAGACGAGAGAGATGTTCAAACAAATGAATAGAACCCATTTTTAACTTTAGTGTAAATTATACCAATTTATTAGAAATAACAAAATCATGGTAATAATTAATGCATCCATAGTTAACTAGACTGAgttttttattttacttattaCATGTATTAGCGACTACAAATAGGTATCATGTGAGAACTGAATAATGAATGTAACAACATAATAAAGTGACAATTCAGCCGCAAAGCTTTACTAAATCATTTCATATTCCCTTTCTTGTAGAATAACCGCGTTATCATACAGGTATGTGAGACCACGCATACATTTCACAGGGAGAAATACACACTGTTTCTGCAGCAGAAAAGACATTTCCTCAATTTATGTGGCCGCGAGTATTCAAATTATGCTTCTATTATGAGAGACTTCAATGAGTTTCTGGCTCCTTCTTTAGAAGCAGCGTAATCACTAGACCTTTTGTTATCTATGCGCGGTGGGCTGGAAAATACTTTCTCATGCTCGGAAATGCACGAGACTTTCAGGTCTGTAAAGCACCGTGTGAACAATGACGATAACATTATTTCGTTTTGCTTAAAATAAAACATGGCTTGTGGGCCCATTTCCAAGCGTTAAAAGTTTATTTTcaggggcgttcgggtggcgtggcggtctattccgttgcccaccaacacgggggatcgccagttcgagtccccgtgttacctccagcttggtaggacgtccctacagacacaatcggccgtgtctgcgggtgggaaggcggatgtgggtatgtgtcctggtcgctgcactagcacctcctctggtaggtagagcacctgttcggtggggagggggaactgggggagaagagcgtgatcctcccatgtgctccatccccctggtgaaactcctcactgtcaggtgaaaagacgcggctggcgactccacatgtatcggagtctgcagccctccccggatcggcagagggggtgaagcagtgaccgggacagcccagaagagtggggtgattggtcaagtacaattggggagaaaaaaggcgggggtccaccaaaaaaaaaaagcttgttttCAGAACTAGGTGTAGACCGCAGCATCCAATATCGTGAGTTTGAAACTACAATGCGACCTTCTGAAATTTCAGGGGTAATGCACACAGCTCTGAACCAAAACCTCACTCAGCGGGCATGCAATGTTGCCAAACTAAGCACTGTCCAAAATGTTGTacaggcaggggggggggggaagcagaaGGAAAGCAGGAGACCATCGAGAGGCCAACTCAAACAAAAGAGCACAGATAGTCTGcccaaatccattttaaattgagcCCTAAACGCAGCCTTACCACTTCAGAGAgtagtaatacaataacaatgcGGACACAAAAGCTCAGGCTAAGCATCTCACACACCTCCTCAACTCCTCTGCAACCGGACTTGGCGGTTCTGGTGCTGGTAACAGAGGCAATGGGAACGTGGAGAACAGTCAACCAGTCCAAACTTGTGAGACGAGAGTTGCTAAAACAGCAGACGTGATGTGTTAAtagaagcagccccccccccccaagctgctTCCTCTCTTCCTGTTAAATAGGCCAGGAGGGTGGTCGGGGTCCCACCTTGGGGGCCTCCTTACAGTGGGGCCCGTTAGGCACATGGGGCAGTCAAAGCTCAATTAAAAATTATCTTCCAGCGAGATACGGCCCCTTTCAGTGATAGTTAATTATTCCGTCCACAATGCACGAGAGGATTAAAACTTCATCAGGTTCATACTTGTTTCTCTTCAACTTTGTGGCGCTAAGTGTCGCTCCAGGATTATTATACATTATTTACCTTAAAGTGCATTCTTGTGTTCTTATATTTCTGGTAGGAACACTGGTTTCCACTGGGACCGCCCTTTCTAAAAATGTATGTGCTCCAGAATAAAACATCTATCCATCAATATATAATACActatacaatatatatatttcTTATTCGGATCAACTCAGATGGCGTGAAGTATTCTTGAGTACATTCACAGTAAAATACCGTAGCTCATGTGGGAATATATACTTAGACATACTTATACAATCGTGACGGCCTACCGGACATTTTGGTTAACTGACGTTTTTCTCTTTAGGTTTGCTACACAAGCGATAGCGGGCACGTCTGAAGGACTCACGTCAATTTCCGAGCCAAATATTGTCTCTGGGGTAAACAGAGACCTAATGTCCGCAAAAAAACTGGCAAAGATTCTGCCAAAATCTTGGCTTCAAACTCAGGCTGAGGCCTGAAATAGTGGATGAAGGGGATTCATGCCGGGCCCGTCTATTTTGGAATAAAACTGGTGCTTGATATTCGCAACCCAAGAATCTGCAGATTGTGTCAACCAGCACATAATTACTTGGTCTTTGGAGCAATTATAAACTCAGTATCAGTCCATAATGACATTTGCCATTGAAAGGTCATATTTTCCTGAGAGGGGGTTGAATTTTGTAAACAGTGGACGTCTTAAGCTTGGAATGACacatcagctgtaaaaaaaaagaaagagggacgGATGAGTTTTGCTGCAGGGGAGACTGATGCTGCAGACGGAAGAGAGGGGCTGACGGAGTTCAGCGGAGGGGTGAAGGTATGCGTAAAGTGAAAATGAAACTGAATTAGACCGGCAAAGCCATTTATGGACAGGAGTTAGCAACGCAACCGCTACGAATCACAGTTACAGGACGAGGTTTTGAGTTCAAACTTGTCGTAAATGGAAGGCAAAAAAGTTTCATGCATTGAGCAGCTTTTGTTATTTccggtctttttttggggggggggtccccctttttctcctcaattgtacttggccaattaccccactcttccgagccgtcctgcagactaccgcatgcctcctcccatacatgtggagttgccagccgcttcttttcacctgacagtgaggagtttcaccagggggacgtagcgtgtgggaggatcatgctacccccccccccgaacaggcgccccggccaaccagaggaggcgctagtgcagcgcccaggacacatacccacatccggcttcccacccgcagacacggccaattgtgtctgtagggacgactgaccaagccggaggtaacatggggattcgaaccggcgatccctgtgttggtaggcagtagaatagaccgctacactacctggacactccATTATTTTCAGTCCTTAAGAGAAATTCAGCGGCtggacaaagaaagaaaaatacagTATAATGGAAAAAAGACAGATTTGAAGTTTGAGGTTCTTCCCTCATCGAGACCAACGTGGGCTAATCTCAAAATGACGTGACGGAGGTTTTCCGCAGGGTGCCTGGATCCAGTTATTACGATACACTGTCCATTCATCATAACAATGATGTTGTGAACTCTTAGTTCAGGTaagagaagataaaaaaaaaaaccccaccaaaaCAGCAACTACATGCTATAGATCCTGGGCAGTAGTACAAATACATTTCTGGGGGTTTCACCATTTGCTCCTGTTTCAAAATGACAGCAATGCCGACCCAgtgcccactctctctctctctctcttcctgtctctctcgctctctctcgctctctcattattACTACGTGGTGGCTAGCCAGGGAGGTTGGGTATAAActgcagagaggcagaagaaTCCAGGGATCCCCCATGAGACATGAGCCAAACCAGGAGCGGGAACGACCGAAGGCACAACAACCCACGAAAACGCCTCTCGGTGACGGGGGCAAACCCAACTCGTATCAAACAAGTTGATTTGCCAGGGAATTTTTGGTCACGAGCTTCCAAGGCCGATCAGTATCAACAAAATGTGCTGCTAAAAATCTGTGCATTTTGCAATCCCTCAGCGAGAAAGTAAGTCACCCGTCTCCTGGTTCGCACACTGTTGTGGTGTTGTGCGCGTTTGCCACGGCCTCTCACGTCAAAACCTTTAGACGGGCCGGTGAGTTGGGCTGAACTACCCATCCCGACAACGCGAGGCCTAGCGACTGGCCGCGGCACTGGCCTGCTCCCAGGCGTGAACGAGTACGGAGACATACCGATGTTAAATAAAGAACCACTGTGGTCGCTCAGCCGAGCCTGGGTGAATCGAGGTAAAGCTAGAAAGGCAAAAGTGACAACGTCCATAAATCTGAGAGCAAATTACCAGACGGGCACCGTAAAGGTCTTTACCATAGCAGGGGGCAGCTACCTCTCGCCACGACCCATTTGATATGTGTGAGTAAAACGCCGAACGTCAATTAAAAAACAAGGGTTTCTTCTCAGTTCTACCGAGTGTAACCACAAAACATTTCAGTTTCGGTTCCACGTCTGGACGACGGTGGAACATCAGTGTGGGCTAATATGTCTAGCAATGAATACACTTATTTGGATAATTTGGGTTATTCCAAGCAAAAGTGAAAAAGGAATTATTCATCGACGCACAGACAAGGCCCTCGCATGTTCTGCAGAGCTGCCGGATATCAGCTCGAGGCCAAACTATAGGGGATAGACCATACTCCCATTAATACAACAGCAGATGAAACGCTCTCCAAAAATGGAGGGAATAACATGTCCATTGCTGACTAACCACCTAACCGACGCTGCACTTGATCGGTTAACTAAGTGATGTATTGACGCACTGATCAGTTTATTGATCAACTGACTGGTGATCCGCTGGATATGGAGCTGGGTAGTGTAAACATCACCAGGGAATTGTCAGTATTTTGGGGGTGTTGCTTGGGATGGAGATACAGATTTCCGTCAGCAATGTCGAATAGTTCACCGCGATGTGCGACCGCCAACAGAACCATCCgctacccaagccgcttatcctgctctgaggggccgcggggatgctggagcctatcccagcactcatcgGGCGGcgggcggcgagacaccctggacaaggccgcaagtccatcacagggcaacagaACCACGACTCCTGAATCAGGAGCTGCAACAAaataatttgcatgctaatgacTATTAAGCAAACGTGCTCCGTACGCCTGTTGCGAAAACCCGTACGTGGGTAGCTGATCGGTCTTCCAGCAGGACACGTAGGCTATGAAACAGCCCAAAATACAAAGGGAACTTTGTACCAAGACGTACAGTCATTTGTGTGTCATAACGCAATCGAGGGGAATGCGGCTGAATGTCAGCAGCACCTTGGCCAGCATGCGTGAGACACTTGATAAGAGGCCCGCCCATCTCCCACCTCTCTATTTTGGGAAGAGTCCTGTGTAAGGAGGCGAGGTGAGCTCCCGTGCACACGCGTACTCCTCAGCAGGCGACACGGAGCCCCAGCTGTTGGAGATTCATCACCATAAGGCCTCCTCTCGCTGCTACCGATCTGCGGTCCGCTGCTTTACCTGAAGGGGGAATCCCTTTCTCCGTCTTTATGAATTTTTTTGAACCGGTATATATGGCCTAGGGGGCACggtggcgcctcacagcaagaaggtcctgggttcgagccccggggtagtccaacctggggggtcgtcctctgtgaggagtttgcatgttctccccgtgtctgcgtgggtttcctcccacagtccaaagacatataggtcaggtgactcggccgtactgagttgtccttaggtatgaatgtgtgtgtgtgtgtgatggcccggcggcctgtccagggtgtctccccccgccccgccgcccaacgactgctgggataggctccagcatccccgcggcccctgagagcaggataagcggttccgacCACGCACGGCCCATACGAGCCCGGATGTTCATCCTCCCCCACAGGGAGCCCATTACGCGCACGTCTCCTAATTCCCACCTTTCCTCTCCAGCCGCTAGCGCAACTCCGTGCAGCAGCTGCACCCGTCGCAGGCCTGCGCTGCAAAAAAGCCGAAGATGAAGAGctggtctcatcatcatcatcatcatcatcacacctgAGAGCCAAGAGTCGGGGGCGGTCGACCCCCGCCGGTAACCGCCGTAGCGACACGGTTCAGAGGTTACCACGGCAACCGTTACCGCGGGGACTCACGAGAGGCTCTAGTTTGTCGCGGATATGTCACTTTTGTAACAcatggggggggttgggggtcggGGGAGTGGGGGtcggggggggtcgggggggggggtgtatgtcgGTATTGGAAGCGTTGAGTCGGGGCGTACTTATCACGCCAGCCTACCTGGGGTTTGGTACGCCGAGGAGTTCGGGGAGACAAGACCGCAGAAatagctcctctctctctctctcccccgtctcgcTGCGGGGATCGCTTTCTCTCCTCCAGAACGCAGCCCGTCCGACGCCGAATCCCGGGGTTCGACTCCGTCAGgcggacctcctcctcctcctcctcctgcctgcctgcctgcctcctcTCCTCGCCGAACGGAAGAAGCCCGTCGTCGTCCCCGCGCACGGAGATGACAGCTCCGCGATCCTCGATCGAAACCCGgccgggtggggggggtggaggtggtggtgggggtgaccGCCGCCTCCCGCCCTCCTTCCCAGATCCTCCCTTgtttgtccgtccgtccgtccgtcggcCGGACCGTCCTCTCGGCTGTCGGtggctccttcttcttcttcttcttcttttttaaagcTGCAGCCTCGGAAGAGCAGGAACCTGTGAGCCCATCCAAACGGCTCTCCCCGCAAGCCGTGATTCAGCCgggtcctcctccttcctcctcctcctcctcttcttcctccccccCGTCCGTCTGCGATAGATAGCGCAGGCGACCAGATGCCGTTGGTCTCGGTATGCTCGGAACGCTTCCTCAGTATTTGCTCCGTGTCCCCCTGCTGGGTGCCGGCTACCCACCACAATCAATGCCGAACCGTGGCTGCGTCGCGTTATAAAGGCGtcttatacctgtgtgtgtgtgtgtgtggggggggggggctgcggctACATTTGGCACACCGTCGGGCTCACCGGGCTTCTTCTCGTGACGGTGGCCTGTGCTCGCGGCGGTTCCGATTCGCTGAGGGCGACCCGTCCCGGTGAAAAGGCATCGGGCGGATGACGCCGACGGTGGCGTGTAAAGGTGTGCCACGGCCGCTGCGTCCTCCCCTCGTCCTCTCTCCTAAAAAGTCACAGGCGGACACCGTGAGGGGCTGTGCGTCACCGTCAGCCGGGGCAAACGTGCGCCACTGAGCCCCCACCGTGAACACCGGCCGAGACGGGAGGGAGGGTACGGTTGAGAATAGCGTCCCTATTTTATCAGCGAAAGCTtaacgcttcttcttcttcggtttcttctccctcttcttcttcttcttcttcttcttcttcttcttcttcttcgtgtccCGCTGTAAACTAGCTGCTGCCAGTTTTAACCAACGAAGGAGGGGTTCGCTaattgaaaaaaagaagaagccaatAATGCTACTACCTCGCCGGAAGTTCTGCTCAACGCTTCACTGGAATTGGAGATTTTTTTCCCTCGATTAATCGATAGTTGTCTATGTTATCCATGTGGACCACGGGGTGCAGGTTGCAAAGCGCCAAAATGGCGTCTTGGCGCCGCTGTAGACGTGTctcaccctgtttacacttggttttaaaaggcgttttgggcgatcgggtcACAAGTGGACACGCGtgtccaaatgcgtcctgctgaccacttgagATCAGATTTctttactccgaagaagaaggagGATTTCGTTgctgtctacgtcacttccgctacacggtcaaagggcctcagtcaagcgccagatttgccaactagcGGTGAAAACAGTAGCTAATGTCCGAAGGTGTTTCAAGCGCTAATATACATGTCCGGACTATTCCAGCTGTTGAGACTGACAGGtctgattcttctgcccaaatggaggTCAGGCGTCTCGTTCCACTTGTACTCCAACCACCTACACCCTCCTCGCGCTCCATTTTCTCGAAAGTCGGCGCGCTGTTACCGAAGCAACCGCCGCATCCTGCGTCGATGACGTAGTTTCCTGTTACGCCCTTGTCGGGGACACGTCAGGGCGCGCTACAAAACACGTGGTCAaacgcgtcccagaccacctcggcaagtggtttgagtaaccggctcACAAAACGTttcggtggtcgtttacacttgtatttagcgccgtccacaaaaaaaaaaacgcattttaaaaccaagtgtaaacaggaaaTCTCCCAGTTTCCCATACAGTCTGATGTACCGTGTAACACATTAGATTGTCTGGGTTAGCTTTGGTCCGAAG
The DNA window shown above is from Lampris incognitus isolate fLamInc1 chromosome 16, fLamInc1.hap2, whole genome shotgun sequence and carries:
- the slc8a3 gene encoding sodium/calcium exchanger 3 — its product is MEGSRPVKPGSCACRWLGLVFVAVAFLCAEARTTPSPSLTSSNATCEGNSKCKPGIILPIWYPEDPSMGDKIARVIVYFVALIYMFLGVSIIADRFMAAIEVITSQEKEVVIKRPNGETTTTTIRVWNETVSNLTLMALGSSTPEILLSVIEVCGHEFKAGELGPSTIVGSAAFNMFIIIGLCVSVIPQGEVRKVKHLRVFFVTAGWSIFAYIWLYMILAVFSPNVVQIWEGLLTLAFFPICVILAWVADRRLLFYKFMHKKYRTDKHRGVIIETETDRSKGIEMDGKMVNSHFVDGGAASNLIGLIEGKEVDESRRDMIRILKDLKQKHPEKELDQLVEMANYYALSHQQKSRAFYRIQATRMMTGAGNILKKHVAEQAKRSASVQEVHVEEPEEYVSRIAFEPAVYQCLENCGAALLTITRKGGDVNKTIYVDYKTEDGSANAGADYEFTEGTVVFKPGEMVKEISIGIIDDDIFEEDEHFFVRLSNLRVLETEDEVLSPNSLPYPKAMLGFPTVATVTILDDDHSGIFTFESDSVHVSESIGIMEVKVLRTSGARGTVIVPYRTVEGLAKGGGEDFEDTYGELEFKNDETCKIVQVKIIDDEEYEKNKNFFLELAEPRMVDMSLQKGAVLNLLWKGKGAGG